Proteins found in one Acomys russatus chromosome 31, mAcoRus1.1, whole genome shotgun sequence genomic segment:
- the Zbtb7a gene encoding zinc finger and BTB domain-containing protein 7A → MAGGVDGPIGIPFPDHSSDILSGLNEQRTQGLLCDVVILVEGREFPTHRSVLAACSQYFKKLFTSGAVVDQQNVYEIDFVSAEALTALMDFAYTATLTVSTANVGDILSAARLLEIPAVSHVCADLLERQILAADDAGDAAQPDGAGPTDQRNLLRAKEYLEFFRSNPMNSLPPAAFPWSGFGGADDDLDATKEAVAAAVAAVAAGDCNGLDFYGPGPPAERPPAGDGDEGDSTPGLWPERDEDAPSGGLFPPPAAPPPATQNGHYGRAGAGEEEAAALSEAAPEPGDSPGFLSGAAEGEDGDTADVDGLAASTLLQQMMSSVGRAGDSDEESRADDKGVMDYYLKYFSGAHEGDVYPAWSQKGEKKIRAKAFQKCPICEKVIQGAGKLPRHIRTHTGEKPYECNICKVRFTRQDKLKVHMRKHTGEKPYLCQQCGAAFAHNYDLKNHMRVHTGLRPYQCDSCCKTFVRSDHLHRHLKKDGCNGVPSRRGRKPRVRGVPPDVPAGAAAPPGLPDAPRNGQEKHFNDEEDEDAASPDGSGRLNVAGSGGDDGTGGPVVAATEGNFAT, encoded by the exons ATGGCTGGCGGCGTGGACGGCCCCATCGGGATCCCGTTCCCGGACCATAGCAGCGACATCCTGAGTGGCCTGAATGAGCAGCGGACGCAGGGGCTGCTGTGCGACGTGGTGATCCTGGTGGAGGGCCGTGAGTTCCCCACACACCGCTCAGTGCTGGCCGCCTGTAGCCAGTACTTCAAGAAGCTGTTCACGTCGGGCGCCGTTGTGGACCAGCAGAACGTGTACGAGATCGACTTCGTGAGTGCTGAGGCGCTGACCGCGCTCATGGACTTCGCCTACACCGCCACGCTCACTGTCAGCACGGCCAACGTGGGCGACATCCTGAGCGCAGCGCGGCTGCTGGAGATCCCGGCCGTGAGCCACGTGTGCGCCGACCTGCTGGAGCGCCAGATCCTGGCGGCCGACGATGCGGGCGACGCGGCCCAGCCCGACGGGGCGGGCCCCACGGACCAGCGCAACCTGCTGCGTGCCAAGGAGTACCTAGAGTTCTTCCGCAGCAACCCCATGAACAGCCTGCCTCCCGCCGCCTTCCCGTGGTCCGGCTTCGGGGGCGCGGACGACGACCTGGACGCCACCAAGGAGGCTGTGGCTGCCGCTGTGGCCGCCGTGGCCGCGGGTGACTGCAACGGCTTGGACTTCTACGGCCCGGGGCCTCCTGCCGAGCGGCCCCCAGCAGGCGATGGGGACGAGGGTGACAGCACCCCAGGGCTATGGCCCGAGCGGGACGAGGACGCCCCTTCTGGTGGCCTCTTCCCGCCACCTGCCGCCCCACCGCCTGCCACGCAGAATGGCCACTACGGCCGCGccggggctggggaggaggaggccgCAGCGCTGTCCGAGGCGGCCCCCGAGCCCGGTGACTCCCCGGGCTTCCTGTCGGGTGCAGCTGAGGGCGAGGATGGGGACACGGCTGACGTGGACGGGCTTGCGGCCAGCACACTGCTACAGCAGATGATGTCGTCGGTGGGCCGGGCAGGGGACAGCGATGAGGAGTCTCGCGCCGACGACAAGGGCGTCATGGACTATTACCTGAAGTACTTCAGCGGTGCCCACGAAGGCGATGTGTACCCGGCCTGGTCGCAGAAGGGCGAGAAGAAGATTCGGGCCAAAGCCTTCCAGAAGTGTCCGATTTGTGAGAAAGTGATCCAAGGCGCGGGCAAGCTGCCGCGCCACATCCGCACACACACGGGCGAGAAGCCGTACGAGTGCAACATCTGCAAGGTTCGCTTCACCAG GCAGGACAAGCTGAAGGTGCACATGCGGAAGCACACGGGCGAGAAGCCGTACTTGTGCCAGCAGTGCGGCGCTGCCTTCGCGCACAACTACGATCTGAAGAACCACATGCGGGTGCACACGGGGCTGCGGCCCTATCAGTGCGACAGCTGCTGCAAGACCTTCGTGCGCTCCGACCACCTTCACAGACACCTCAAGAAGGACGGCTGCAACGGGGTTCCTTCGCGCCGTGGCCGTAAGCCCCGTGTGCGGGGTGTGCCCCCCGATGTCCCAGCCGGGGCCGCTGCGCCTCCCGGGCTCCCTGATGCCCCGCGCAACGGCCAGGAGAAGCACTTTAACGACGAGGAGGACGAGGACGCGGCCAGCCCCGACGGCTCGGGCCGCCTGAATGTAGCGGGCAGCGGCGGAGACGACGGCACAGGTGGCCCCGTGGTGGCCGCCACCGAGGGTAACTTCGCAACCTGA